The nucleotide sequence GGGaatatttttgtaaattttttaaaaaatttttttatttttggggggggggggtcgtACTCACCGTCAAAATAGTGCCAGGACTCCCCGAAAAAATGGGGTTTATTAAAGACCCCCGAGCGCCGCCGTCCCTGGGGGGGCCCTGCAAAAGGGTTGGGCTGGGTTGGGGGGGGGCCTGGGGGTCTCCACGGGGCGTTTTGGGgcagctttggggttttttttttttttgagggattttggggcaatttgggatGTTCCATGCGGCTTTGGGGGGGTCTTTGTATGGATTTGGGGtctgggtgattttggggtctcagtgctcccctttccctctcagcttttctctccattttgtgccattttttttgtgccaaaaaaaatgaagtttccttcattttgtgccatttttttttgtgccaaaaaaattaagtttccctcattttttcctgACACTTTGCTCCATTTTACTGACTGGCTTTTTTTCTCCAACTTCTTTCTTTTCACTCATTTTTccctcagttaaaaaaaaaaaatcagtttttctcccctcattttttcttttcctcttatttttctcctttccctttcacactttcctccccttttctcctcagcttttccctcctttcctcccttgcacttttccctcatttccctgTTTTCTCCTCAAACTTTCCCCCCATTTCCTCTCCACCCTTTTCCATTTCTTCATCACACTTTTccttaatttctctttttttattctctCACTTTTCTCCCCAATTCCCCATCGGGgttttccctttctgttttcagtttcacagttttccctccttttccattcacattttctcctcattcccactgtttttcttcattcctactctttttttcctcattcccaCTGTTTTCTGCTCATTCCCACTCCTTTTTCCCTCATTCCCATTGTTTTCTTTAATTCCCACTGTTTTTTCCTCATTCCCACTATTTTCATTCCTAgtgttttttattaaaacagtGTTTTAATAAAGTGTTTAATAAATAAAGTGTCCTAGTATTCCTTATTCCCACTGTTTTTTCTCCTCGTTCCCACTGTGTTATTTTCTTCTCATTCCCACTGTTTTCCCCTCATTCTTACTGTTGTTTTTCCCTCATTCCCCCTCTCCTCACACTTTTCCCAATTTCACCTGCTTTTCCCTCTTTGCCATCTCTCTCCAGGGAGTCCTTTTGCCCTCACATCCCTCACATTTTGGGGCTCTTTATGgcacttggtttttttttgatctCTCCACATTTCCAGGGAGTctctgggtggttttggggtgtccccccgggcctgtccctgctccccaccgGCGGTGCTCCCCGTTTTTGCCCCGGGGGTCTCGCCCCGTTACCCACCGTGGCTCGGGGGGCTGCCGGCGCTGAACCAGGCCAGGAACCCCCGTCCGGCCGTGGCGCCGTCGCTCTCCATGTGCAGGCGGAGCCGGTTTTGGGGCGCCCGGAGCGCCCCGGGGCGGAAGGTGCCGCAGAAGCGCCCCAGGAGCGGCGCCGCGGGGCCGTGGCCCCCGAACACGGACAGGGCGTCGAAACGGCACCGCGGGTCCGGCTCCAGGTCGAACACGCGGAACGACAGCGTGGCCACCTGGCCCTcgggcacctggggacattggggacactgccGGGTCACCACCGGGACCTGGGGCACTTGGAGACATTGGGGGGTCAgcactgggacactggggacactgcggGGTCTCCATATCCGGGGAGCCCCGGGTGACCGTGGGGGTGTCTCCGGTTCCGGGGAGCCCCCGGGGGTGCAGGGGTGACCGGGGCGGGGGTCGCTCAGTCCAGGGTGCCCCGGGGGGATCGGGGTGACCGGGGCGGGGGTCTCCGGGGAGCCCCCCGGTGTCCGTACCGTGATGGTCCAGGTGCAGTTGCTGCCGGGGGGGTAATGCCGGGGGAAGCCCTCGCTGGCGATGAACCCCGACTCGCCGCGATGGTCCCCCCCGCACGGGAACACCGGGAACACCGgcctggggggacacggggggggggTCACAACGGGGGAACCACGCTCGGGGGTCCCGGGCGGTGCGGGGCTCCCGGTTCCGGGGAGGTTcggggcagccccggctctGGGGGGTCCCGGTTCCGGGGAGGTTcggggcagccccggctccGGTTCTGGAGCGGCTCCCGGTGCCCCGGGGGGGGTCCGGAACCGCGCGGGGCTCTCGGACCAGGGTGTCCCGAACCGGGAGTGTCCCGAACCGGGAATGTCCCGAACCGGGAGTGTCCCGAACCGGGAATGTCCCGCCCCGGGCCCAGCCCCGTCCGCGGGGGTGGCGGTGCCACGTTCGGGGGGCGGTCCCGTCCCGGGGGGGTCCCGTCTCGGCGGGGGGACCGTCCGGTCCCGAGGCTGCCGTCCCGGGGGTCCcgtcccgggggtcccgggggtgcCGTTACCTGGTGGCGTTGGGCCGGGGGCTGGGCGGGGGGCTCGGGGGCGGCTCCTGCCCCGCGGCCCGGGGGGGACTCAGCGCCCCCAGCGccccgagcagcagcagcggcagcggcgccCCGAGGCGGCTCATGGCGAACGGGGCCGGGGCGAACGGGGCCGGAACGGGACAGGAACGGGGCCGGGGGGGACCGGGGGGTGCGGGGAGGGGGGAACGGGGGGCGGGAATGAACGGGAAAAGGCGTGGCCTGGCGGTGACACGCCCCAAAGGGGGCGGAGTTCACGGGTCCAGCTCCGCGCTGCCTGCGTGGGAGGGCGGGGTTTTCCTGAATGCCACGCCCACAAATGGAAAGAGGCGGGGGCTTCAGCGACTGGGCGGGGCTCCACTTGGCTCCGCCCCAGAAGGCGTACCCAGGGCGTGGCCTAGACATGCCAAGCTGGAGTGGGCGtggccagcagagaggaggcACCAAAATTGGGAGGGGGGGTGCCCATAATTGAGGCGCTTCTGTTTAATTAGCCATTAATTAAGGAATCCCCTTAATTAATTAATAGGATCGCCATTAATTAAGGACTCCCTCTAAGAGGGGGGGGCCCTCCTGACCGAGGACCCCtccccagacacacacacacacacacgcggGGGGGTGGGGGCAGTGTGACAGCAGCTGGGGGCTCCCCCGGGCAGGGAGACCCCCCAaatgtggggagggggctgtgaTTGTCCATCTGGGGAGGGGGGCGCGCTCCCAAACCCCCCTACGGGACCGGACCCCGCGCCTTCAGGTCGGGAGCCGAGCGCTGGCGGCGGACTCGGGGCGGAGGTGGGGACCCCCCATCCAGAGACccccggcggggccgccccgagTGCGGAGGGGGCTGCAatgaggggagggggctgtTGTCAGCTTGGGGGGCGTCCCCCGCGCCCCCTCCCCACGCCAGGCGGTGCTGGGGGTTACTCTTGAAGGGGAAGCGCAGCTTGGAGTCCTGCTGGAAGCGCGGGGGGCGccgggggggctgcaggaggggctgcgGACCCCCGCCCGCCATCAGCCGTGCCTGCTCCTGGCGCAGCCAGCGCAGCCGCCCCCGCCGGAACGCCGGGTCCTGCTCCATCAGCCGGCAcagccgcgccgccgccgcccccggggGCGAGGGGGGGTCCgcgcggggctgggggcggcacggggaggggtcccggggcGGGTCCTGGGGGGGCGGATCGGCATCGTCGGCGTCGTCCTGGGAGCGGGATGGAGACGGGGGTTacaggggtctgggggtgctgcGGAGTGCGAGGGACATTTGGGGGTGTCAGAAGATGGGGAGGGGGCACTTGGGGCGTCGGAGATTCCATGTTGGGGGGCGTGGGGTGTGAAAGGGGGGGTGGGACTCATGCCGGGGTCTGGGGGGACGGACCAGGGGCGCTGGGGGGGGTGTGGGGCAGGCAGACCCTGCTCTCAGTCCCTCCCCATGTCCGTCAGTTCCTCAGTGTCCGTCagtctgtccctctgtccccagggggATGGGGATGATGCGCTCCATCTGCCCCACACGCGTCCctcagtctgtccctgtgtccctcagtgTCCGTCAGTCCCTCAGTGTCCATCAGTCTGTCCGTGCTCACCAGGGGGATGGGGATGACGCGCTCCATCACGCGTGTCCctcagtctgtccctgtgtccctcagtgTCCATCAGTCCCTCAGTGTCTGTCAGTCCCTCAGTGTCTGTCAGTCCCTCAGTGTCCGTCAGTCCTTCCCCgtgtctgtccgtctgtctgtccgtgCTCACCAGGGGGATGGGGATCACGCGCTCCATCTGCCCCACGCGCGTCCCTCActctgtccccgtgtccgtcAGTCCCTCAGTGCCCGTCAGTCCTTCCctgtgtccgtctgtctgtccgtgCTCACCAGGGGGATGGGGATGATGCGCTCCATCTGCCCCACGCGGTCGCGCAGGGCCCGGATCTGCTCGTCCTTGGCGCTGTTCTGGCGCCGCACCTCGCTCAGGATCCCGGCCAGCCTGTCCAGGTGCAGCCGCAGCCCCTCCACCTCGCTCACCTGGCACACAGGTACATTCCGTCAAAAACCCTTTCCTTAGGGCTCTCTCTCCTGAGAACtcgagaggcctcagaaattaaaagtaaattatAATTATCACCtatggaatgcaacaggtgcatctgtgattaaTCTCATGTAATTGtgtctaattaatggccaatcacagtccaaaTGTGTCTCTCTCCGGTCAGACACGGgattttgttattcattccttttctattcttagccagccttctgatgaaatcctttcttctattcttctagtatagttttaatataatattaaaatactaatataatattatttaatataacACTAACATATTAacataataaattaatattattttaacataatgttaaaatagtaAAACATTGCCATAATATtagtttaatattaaaatattaaattaatatcataaaataataaatcaaaccttctgaaacacggagtcaacattctccatgtctcttccctcatcctgggacccctgcgaacaccacCACACTCACCTGCTCACCACCTTcacccttctcctcctcctcctcccgcagCCGCGGTGCCGGCTCCGGGCTGGGCTCGGTGCTGACCCTCGGGGCTGGcgatgacgatgatgatgatgatgatgatgatgatgatggtgaagGCGCTGTCCCTCGGCGGCGCTGCGGGATCTGGTAGACGCGCAGCGGCTCCCGgcgcccggcccggcgcggccccgaGCGCGCCGAGGGCACCACCGAGGGCACCACCGAGGGCACCGGGAGCGGccgccagcccggcccggggcacGGGGGGGGCTCGGGGCACGGGGGGGCCTCAGGGGGCTGCGGGGAGATGGGATGGGAGATGggggagaggctctgggggACACCCAGAACACCCCCAGGAGACCCCCAGGACACAGACAGGAGGGTCACAGGACACTGAGGGGACCCGGGGGGGACCCCTGAGACACATCCAGGGTGCTCacgggacactgaggggactcagGGGACACTGAGAGGACCCAGGGGACAATGAGGGGGACAACTGTGACACCCAGGGGCCACCCAACTACATCCAGAGGACCCGGGGGTCACCTGTGATGGGGCCTCCTtggtgctggggggctgcggGGGGATGCAGGAGAGGCCCTGGGGGAGTCGGGGCAGCCCGGGGGGACACCCAGGAGACCCCCGAGACACTGAGGGGACAAACGTGACACCAGAAACAGCCCCAGGACACATCCAGGGCACTCatgggacactgaggggacccAGGGGACAATGAGGGGGACAACTGTGACACCCAGGGGCCACCCAACTACATCCAGAGGACCCGGGGGTCACCTGTGACACtcggggacacccaggggacacTCGGGGACACCCAGGGGCCACCAGGATTCCCAAACGCCCCCCGTGCCCCCTCACCTGCGGCCGCTCTGACCCCTCCTTGTCCCCCTGGGGTTggttctgcagctcctgcagcctgggccGGGGGGGACACGCAGGGTGAGcctccccagggcacagcccgggGGTCCCCACCCCTGCAGGGGTCTGGGGtcctgtgcccacctgtgcaGGCGCATGTCGatgccctgctgctccagcagctccctctgggCCAGGTTCCAGTccggggggggcccgggggACGCCCCCCGCTCCCGCTGCCGCCGCGCCTGCTCCGGGTGCGTGAAGCGGAACACGTGGTTCTGCCCCAGAATCAGCCTGTTCCCTGGGTTTGGGGGTCACGGGGGACTTCAGGGGAGATTTGGGCAGGTTCTGCCCCAAAATGAGGGTTGGGAGGGGGTTGGAGGGGTcacagaggggatttggggcagagTTGGGCAGGGTCACAGGAAGTTTTGGGTGGATTTAGGTGGAAAATGGGGCTTTGAGGGCGTCGTAACAAACTCCAGAGAAAATCTGGGGGCAACACGAGATTTGTGAGAGTTCgaagggaatttggggagaaaagtTGGGGTTTTAGGGGGGGTTTCAAGTGAGACCCGTGGGGATCTTGGGcacagggggattttggggagacaCACAGAGAtctgggggggctttggggggtcCCTACCCGAATTGAGCACCACCGGCTCCGTCACCTGCTTCCCGTTGACGTAGGTCTCAGCCCCCTCACACGGCTCCAGCGTCACCACAGCTTCGGGGGGGGACAGCAACACCAGGGGGGGTCACCTCCGTGCTgggggaaccccaaatcccacccaaaccaccccaaaaaatccgcCCAGGAGCCTCGCGGTACCTGGGGGGGCCGCGCTGACCTGCTCCAATTGCAGCATTTTGGGGAGGAAGGGGGTAAAAAAGGAGttaagctgtgccaggagggggctgggcaaggggggggaggcaccccaaaatccggcagggaccccccaaaatcccgtACCTTCCCCCGAGGGGTCGGGGCAGCTGCGGAAGAGGCAGTGCTGATCCTGGATGGACGGTCCTGAGAGCTTGATGTCCACGTccaccctgcccaccctgcccggAGGGGGCAAAACACAAATTGGGGGGGGTCCCAaagggggtcctgagggggtcTGGGGGTCCCACAGCCCCCCCACCCACCTGGTGATGCCGTCCTTGATGTGGTACAGGAGGCACTCGGACATCAGGGGGTCCTCGTTGAGGTTCACCAGGTGCGGGGTctgtttggggggatttggggggggtgAGGGGTTGGGGGGGACCCTCAGGGTGAGGTGAGGCCCCCCCAATTTAAAAGAGTTAAAACCTTGcctttttgggggaaaacacCCCGACGGTGCCGCCATCCTCACGCAGAGCCACCCCCATCTCGGCCAGCAGCGCTTCCCTGGGGGGGCATAGGAATttaaggggggaaaaggaaatttggggatttggggggaaaaggaatttggggaggcacagggaatttggtggggggaaaggaatttgggggggttcAGGAATATTtgggagggggctcagggtATTTTGGAGGCCGTGGGGAGGGTTCAGGGTATTTTGGGAGGATTCAGGAATATTTTGGGAGGGGTTCAGGAATATTttggggggcacggggggtcCATGGCCCCCCCTCACCGCTCCAGCCTCAGTGCCTCCGTCcgcctcagcttctcctcccaggtCTCGTTCAGCTCGGCGAtgattttctctgtttcctggaggaaaaacaaattttgggggggggtcccttGGTTTGGGGATCCCCCCAGgctccctgaggagcagggcaggggtttTTGGgctttattttggggtttttttggggggtttttcaCCTGCAGCCGCTCCATGGCCTCGGTGGGGCCCAGGGGGGGCTCCAGCCCCGGGTCCCCATTGAGGGTGGGGGGCGTCATGCTGGGGGCGGGGCTGGAGGTGAGGGAGGGGTCGGTGAGGCCTGGGGGGAGATGGGGGGGTGGGTGTGAGGGGGGGGTGCCACCTCCTGCACCCCCAAATCAAACCCCAAACCTCTTCTGCCCCCAGATCCTCTCTGCAACCGACACCCCAAATCCGCCCCTGTACAAAATCCCCTAAATCTGACCCCAGACACCACAAACCCCTTTAACCCCATCCTGAAACACCAAATCCCCCCTAATCCCTTCAGAgccccccaaatgcccccaaacccctcaccCTGGGCActcagcagctccctgagccGCGTCACCTCCCGGCGCAGCTCGCGGATCAGCCGCGCGTTCGGGTCCTCGTTGATCACCGCGTGGCACCGGATCTGCTTCGTGCGGTCCGCGTACCTGGGGGGCACAAACAGGGGAGAAACGGGCGGTGGGAtcagcaccgggacccccccgagcccccccagagccccctcctCACCGCAGCGTGCTCAGCGTCTCCTCGTAGCTGCAGTCGGCCGGGCTCAGCGCCGCGATCATGGCGGTGCGCGAGTTCCCTCCTGTTtgtataaatttatatttatataaatatttatatatatttatatataaatatatacaaatttatatgtatataaacCTATATAAACAGCAGGGAactaaatatataaatatatatgcataatGTATAAATaacaaagtataaaaattattttataaataataaaattatttttaaaataatagatatatttaaatatctacaaaatatatatttatatataatatataaaattatttcatatataataaagtaataatatatatttatatataaatatattatatatatttacatatataaaatatataatatatatttttatataaatataaatatattaatatatatttacatatataaaaatatataatatatatttatatataaataggAGGGAactaaatatagaaataataatatatataaaccATATTATatgtaataaaattattattttaaaagtagtatatgtttaaataatatatataaataatatagtATATGTTTATGTATActatataaaattatttcatacataataaaattattgatataaataataaacacaaataaataaataaatatatacatatgtttatttatatatatataaaaataccctgagccccccaaaatattttgggtattcaataGTTGTTTAGATAAAAGGGCTCTGTAATCACCTGTAAATTGTGCTGTGTATTTGGGAGCTATCCCACaataaacataaatatttacTTTCTAACTCTAAACTGttaaaagattttttctctctcacagtTGGATATCGGTACTAGATCAATATCCATATTTTGGTGCTAAATCAATATCCATATTTTCAATAAATCAAACCCACCCAGGTTCTCCTTCAGCAGCCACGTCAGCACCGAGTCCCGGTACGGGATGAACTCTGGCTTCTTCTTCTTGCTGGTCTGCCGGGAGGATGAGGAAGGTGGTGAGGAAGGACGTGAGGGGTCCCCAAAAAGGGAGGGGACCCCCCGAGGGTGAGGGACCCCAGACTCACCGCCTCGGCCAGGGCAGAGATCACCTTGCCCAGCGTGGTCAGGGATTTGTTGATGTTGGCGCCTTCCTGGGGAcgaggaggaggggaggaaggctcaggagggctctggggggcagggggaagtCGCCCCCTGTTTTTCgggggtcccagcccctgtTTTCGGGGGTCCCAGCCCACCTTGAGGCGGATGCCCTTGGCCCCCGATGCGTCGGCGCGTTCGCTGCCCGCCAGATCCACCAGGGAGATGCGGCTGACCTGGGGGGACAGGGCGGGTTTGGGGGGTCCGGGAGCGAattctgggggtttggggggaaatttgggggtgtttgtggaATTATGGGGAGATTTGAGGGAGCGGAGAGAATTGATGAGTGCTGGATGAAGATAACGgcgaattttgggggggattcaGGAGATTTCAGGGGGATTTCAGGGGatgattttggggggattttaggggagaTTTCAGGGGGGTTTCAGGGGGGATTTCAGGAGAATTTCAAGGGAATTTCAAGGGAATTTCAGGGGATGATTTCAGGGGATGATTTCAGGGTGATTTCAGCAGGATTTCAGGGTGACCCAAAACCTGGTTTGGACAGATTGAGGGGGTCACTCCCCAACCTTCTCGGTGGCCAGCTCGCTGAGCGGGTCCTGGCGGCGCTGGCTGAACACGATGCTGAACACTGCGTGCGAGCGGCTGCTGGTCTCGTTCATGTTGGTGGCTGCCACCGTCCTGCGGGGGACCGGGACGGGACCCTCGGTGCCTGGGGGTGGTTCTGGGGGGTCCAGGCTGCCCCCCctgccccgccctgcccacACCTGGCCTTGTTGCCGCTGTCCATGAGGTCGGCGATGTCGGCGAACGAGGCCACGGCCAGGCGGGACAGGTCCTGCACGTAGGGCCCGAGCAGGGGGTGCTCCCGCACGCGCAGCCCCCCGCGGCTCTTGGGGTTCAGCAGGTCCCGCACGCGCTCGCAGTAGATCTCCAGGTAGCTCACCTGGTGGGGGGGGGCACGCTCAGCAGGGACCCCAGCACTcggggggggaatttgggggtgaAAAATCCAAACTGGGGGGCAGATCGATGGGGATTTCGGGGGAGGAATCCCCAAAATGGTGACGGGGAAAATGCCCAAGGTGCTTGGTTGAGCCCCCAAAGTGTTGGGGTGGGGGGCAGATGAACCCCCAAACTGTtgtggggggtttggggtgagtCTGCAGGAGCTGAACACCCAAATTACCCAAGGGGGGGGTCTGCAGGTCACGCtctgaaccccaaaatccccccagagtCCAGGagaccctccccaaacccccccaaattcacctcCACAGAGAACGACAGCTCCGGCGACCCCTCCCGAGCCATGCGGGCGAACAGATCCTCgcagagctgcaggtgaggaggaacCTTTGGACCAGGGTCTGGgggggctccagcccttcctgaggcccccgggagccccccagcccccgGACCTGCGGGATGATCCCGCGCTGCCCCGGCTCCTGCCGCCCCATCATGGTGTAGGATTTGCCGGCTCCCGTCTGGCCGTAGGCGAGGATGCAGACGTTGTAGCCCTCGAAGGCGTGGGCCAGCATCTCCTCGCCGATGTCCTGGTACACGCGGCGCTGCGAGGCGAAGTTGGGGTCCTCCTCCTGTGGGGGGGGCACTCAGGGACCAGCCCCCTTTTCTGGGGGTCCAAGCCCCTCTTTTTGGGGGCTCCAGCCCCCCCGGACCCCCCCAGCACTCACCGAGGTGTGGGACCAGTAGGAGTAGTCGAAGGTGAAGTGTTTGGTGCCGTCCTTGGGGAGCTTGGGGTTGGTGATGcctgtggggtggggggggtgaCACCGGCGTTGGGGTGACCCCCCCACATCACCCTCGCCCCCCCCCAGCACCCtcaccccccccaaaatcctccccgtTGCTATTTTTAGCACAGGGCAGCTGGCACTCCGGGCTCGGGGCCAGCACGGGACAAGGACGGGGAcaacggggggggggggtcccatATCGCGATCTCCCCTCCACCCCTGGGGCTCCCTCCCCTGTCCGGGACCCCCCTCCGGGACGCCCCCCACTCACAGGTGGTGTTCCCCCGCATCTGGATGACACACTTGGCCTGGCGGCTGCTCTCCCTGGCGCTGAAGGGCCGGACCCGCACCGCCACCTTCACCGAGGCGCCCGCCATGCCCGCGACAGCCTCAGCCTGTCGCGACAGAGCGGCGTCaccgccccctcccctcccgTCACCGCCACCCCTCggccaggtgtgtgtgccaggtgtgtgtgccaggtgtgcgcgacccccgggcagggcagggcagggcagggctgggggggctccgTGTCCCTCCCCCGGTGCCGCCCAAGGAGAGCCCTAAAAATAAACCCGGGGGccgtacaaaaaaaaaaaaaaaaagttttttaaaaaataaaaataatttaaaaaattaaataatattaaaaatatataagcataaatataagaaatataaatatagataagTCTAtaaatgtataatatataaaatataagtaagaataaaaataaaaatacataaaatgataaataaatataaatatataaaatggtAATTGTAAACACAAaagctaaataaaaataaaattaaaagtaaatatatggagatatataaatgtaaataactatataaaaaaaaccatatatacatatacgaatatataaatttatatataaatacaaatatatagaaataaataaaaataataattaaaaaaaccaaaaaccggGGGAGGGGGTGAGCAAAAAGCCCCCCGGGGCCGGACCCTCCCCAGCgccccccccaaaattcaggggGCGTCCCAGCAGGGTCCGAGGTCAGggatgggggcaca is from Agelaius phoeniceus isolate bAgePho1 chromosome 36, bAgePho1.hap1, whole genome shotgun sequence and encodes:
- the KIF1C gene encoding kinesin-like protein KIF1C isoform X2 translates to MAGASVKVAVRVRPFSARESSRQAKCVIQMRGNTTCITNPKLPKDGTKHFTFDYSYWSHTSEEDPNFASQRRVYQDIGEEMLAHAFEGYNVCILAYGQTGAGKSYTMMGRQEPGQRGIIPQLCEDLFARMAREGSPELSFSVEVSYLEIYCERVRDLLNPKSRGGLRVREHPLLGPYVQDLSRLAVASFADIADLMDSGNKARTVAATNMNETSSRSHAVFSIVFSQRRQDPLSELATEKVSRISLVDLAGSERADASGAKGIRLKEGANINKSLTTLGKVISALAEATSKKKKPEFIPYRDSVLTWLLKENLGGNSRTAMIAALSPADCSYEETLSTLRYADRTKQIRCHAVINEDPNARLIRELRREVTRLRELLSAQGLTDPSLTSSPAPSMTPPTLNGDPGLEPPLGPTEAMERLQETEKIIAELNETWEEKLRRTEALRLEREALLAEMGVALREDGGTVGVFSPKKTPHLVNLNEDPLMSECLLYHIKDGITRVGRVDVDIKLSGPSIQDQHCLFRSCPDPSGEAVVTLEPCEGAETYVNGKQVTEPVVLNSGNRLILGQNHVFRFTHPEQARRQRERGASPGPPPDWNLAQRELLEQQGIDMRLHRLQELQNQPQGDKEGSERPQPPEAPPCPEPPPCPGPGWRPLPVPSVVPSVVPSARSGPRRAGRREPLRVYQIPQRRRGTAPSPSSSSSSSSSSSSPAPRVSTEPSPEPAPRLREEEEEKGEGGEQVSEVEGLRLHLDRLAGILSEVRRQNSAKDEQIRALRDRVGQMERIIPIPLDDADDADPPPQDPPRDPSPCRPQPRADPPSPPGAAAARLCRLMEQDPAFRRGRLRWLRQEQARLMAGGGPQPLLQPPRRPPRFQQDSKLRFPFKSNPQHRLAWGGGAGDAPQADNSPLPSLQPPPHSGRPRRGSLDGGSPPPPRVRRQRSAPDLKARGPVP
- the KIF1C gene encoding kinesin-like protein KIF1C isoform X1, giving the protein MWAPSVPRCPFKKGRGINPTPRATPQAPPPDWPSPAPPGPGAAAAPEPPRSAGNGREQPGTTENTLGTASEPLRSPGNDQETSGTPPEPPRNPPRTPGTPPGTPRQRPGPHGTPSEPLRNGPEPPGTTRNHREIFGTHRELPGNGRGPPGTPSEPPGHPRAEGMPQRGAGITNPKLPKDGTKHFTFDYSYWSHTSEEDPNFASQRRVYQDIGEEMLAHAFEGYNVCILAYGQTGAGKSYTMMGRQEPGQRGIIPQLCEDLFARMAREGSPELSFSVEVSYLEIYCERVRDLLNPKSRGGLRVREHPLLGPYVQDLSRLAVASFADIADLMDSGNKARTVAATNMNETSSRSHAVFSIVFSQRRQDPLSELATEKVSRISLVDLAGSERADASGAKGIRLKEGANINKSLTTLGKVISALAEATSKKKKPEFIPYRDSVLTWLLKENLGGNSRTAMIAALSPADCSYEETLSTLRYADRTKQIRCHAVINEDPNARLIRELRREVTRLRELLSAQGLTDPSLTSSPAPSMTPPTLNGDPGLEPPLGPTEAMERLQETEKIIAELNETWEEKLRRTEALRLEREALLAEMGVALREDGGTVGVFSPKKTPHLVNLNEDPLMSECLLYHIKDGITRVGRVDVDIKLSGPSIQDQHCLFRSCPDPSGEAVVTLEPCEGAETYVNGKQVTEPVVLNSGNRLILGQNHVFRFTHPEQARRQRERGASPGPPPDWNLAQRELLEQQGIDMRLHRLQELQNQPQGDKEGSERPQPPEAPPCPEPPPCPGPGWRPLPVPSVVPSVVPSARSGPRRAGRREPLRVYQIPQRRRGTAPSPSSSSSSSSSSSSPAPRVSTEPSPEPAPRLREEEEEKGEGGEQVSEVEGLRLHLDRLAGILSEVRRQNSAKDEQIRALRDRVGQMERIIPIPLDDADDADPPPQDPPRDPSPCRPQPRADPPSPPGAAAARLCRLMEQDPAFRRGRLRWLRQEQARLMAGGGPQPLLQPPRRPPRFQQDSKLRFPFKSNPQHRLAWGGGAGDAPQADNSPLPSLQPPPHSGRPRRGSLDGGSPPPPRVRRQRSAPDLKARGPVP